In Mesorhizobium sp., one DNA window encodes the following:
- the glgA gene encoding glycogen synthase GlgA — protein sequence MQVLSAASEVFPLIKTGGLADVAGALPLALAQHGVSVRTLLPAYPGVAEQLKKRKAVATFDHLFGGKATVVAGQAAGLDLLLLDAPHLYDRKGGAYGDASGNDWEDNWKRFAALGKAAAEIAGGAIKDYLPDLVHAHDWQAAMAPAYIRFTGKRPVPTVMTVHNLAFQGQFPMSIFAGLGLPGAALSLDGVEYYGGVGFLKAGLQLADAITTVSPTYALEIRTPEFGMGLDGLVRVRDNVLHGIVNGIDTDVWDPQTDPHLAANYSAKTLAARAKNRRAIEERFGLVRSEEPIFCVVSRLTWQKGMDVLVSAVDDLVAMGARLAILGSGDHSLEGALLSAAARHPGRIGVVIGYNEPLSHLMQAGSDAILVPSRFEPCGLTQLYALRYGCIPVVARTGGLADTVIDANEAALSAGVATGVQFSPVDADSLRIAVRRSLTLHRDRRAWTALQKQGMKSDVSWTRSAARYADLYRSLVPAG from the coding sequence ATGCAGGTTCTGTCGGCCGCCTCCGAGGTCTTTCCGCTGATCAAGACGGGCGGCCTCGCCGATGTCGCGGGCGCGCTGCCCCTGGCGCTCGCGCAGCACGGCGTGTCGGTGCGCACCCTGCTGCCAGCCTATCCGGGCGTCGCAGAGCAGCTGAAGAAACGCAAGGCGGTTGCCACGTTCGATCATCTCTTCGGTGGCAAGGCGACGGTGGTTGCCGGGCAGGCGGCGGGCCTCGACCTGCTGCTGCTCGACGCCCCGCATCTCTACGACCGCAAGGGTGGCGCCTACGGCGACGCCTCGGGCAATGACTGGGAGGACAACTGGAAGCGCTTCGCCGCGCTCGGCAAGGCCGCTGCGGAGATCGCCGGCGGCGCGATCAAGGACTATCTGCCGGACCTCGTGCATGCGCATGACTGGCAGGCGGCCATGGCGCCAGCCTATATCCGCTTCACCGGAAAGCGGCCGGTGCCGACGGTGATGACCGTGCACAATCTCGCCTTCCAGGGCCAGTTCCCCATGTCGATCTTCGCCGGACTGGGCCTTCCGGGGGCAGCGCTTTCGCTCGACGGAGTCGAATATTACGGCGGCGTCGGCTTCCTGAAGGCGGGACTGCAGCTCGCCGACGCGATTACCACGGTGAGCCCGACCTATGCGCTGGAGATCCGCACGCCGGAGTTCGGCATGGGGCTCGACGGACTGGTCAGGGTGCGCGACAACGTCCTGCACGGCATCGTCAACGGCATCGACACGGATGTCTGGGACCCGCAGACCGACCCGCATCTCGCCGCCAACTATTCGGCGAAGACGCTGGCCGCGCGGGCGAAAAACCGGCGCGCGATCGAGGAGCGCTTCGGCCTGGTGCGAAGCGAGGAGCCGATCTTCTGCGTGGTCAGCCGGCTGACCTGGCAGAAAGGCATGGACGTGCTCGTTTCCGCCGTCGACGATCTGGTCGCCATGGGCGCGCGACTCGCCATCCTCGGATCCGGCGACCACAGTCTCGAAGGCGCGCTCCTGTCCGCGGCGGCGCGGCATCCCGGGCGGATCGGCGTCGTCATCGGCTACAACGAGCCGCTGTCGCACCTGATGCAGGCGGGATCCGACGCGATCCTGGTGCCGTCGCGCTTCGAGCCGTGCGGACTGACGCAGCTCTACGCCCTGCGCTACGGCTGCATCCCCGTCGTCGCCCGCACCGGCGGGCTTGCCGACACGGTCATCGACGCGAACGAGGCAGCCCTTTCGGCCGGCGTCGCCACCGGCGTGCAGTTTTCGCCGGTCGATGCGGACTCGCTGCGCATCGCGGTGCGCCGGTCGTTGACGCTGCATCGCGACCGCAGGGCCTGGACCGCCCTGCAGAAGCAGGGGATGAAGTCCGACGTCTCCTGGACCCGAAGTGCCGCGCGCTATGCCGACCTCTACCGTTCCCTCGTTCCCGCTGGATGA
- the glgB gene encoding 1,4-alpha-glucan branching protein GlgB — protein MRRKTPSAAAPGDAGRVSAGDVEAIVSGTHGDPFAVLGVHPAGKGFLARCFIPHAGTVEAFTLDGTPCGALQSRHGAGFFEGGVRLKKRQPVKYRAANEGGDWWATDPYSFGPVLGPMDDYYIAEGSHLRLFDKLGAHLIEHEGAAGVHFAVWAPNAKRVSVVGDFNEWDGRRHVMRLRKDVGIWEVFVPDIGAGHPYKYEIIAANGKTVPLKADPFAFRSELRPATASVTEKPLAHDWGDQAHRDFWRSVDIRRQAISTYEVHAGSWQRRDDGTFLSWDELADRLIPYVADMGFTHIEFLPITEHPYDPSWGYQTTGLYAPTARFGEPEGFARFVDGAHRAGIGIILDWVPAHFPTDAHGLALFDGTALYEHADPRKGFHPDWNTAIYNFGRREVKSYLINNALYWAEKYHLDGLRVDAVASMLYLDYSRKAGEWIPNEKGGRENLEAVAFLQDMNKAVYGQHPGVMTIAEESTSWPKVSQPVYEGGLGFGFKWNMGFMHDTLAYLAREPVHRKHHHDEITFGLLYAFSENFVLPLSHDEVVHGKGTLLNKMAGDDWQKFATLRAYYGFMWGYPGKKLLFMGQEFAQRAEWNEAKALDWQLLQFGPHEGMRQLVRDLNHVYRAKPALHARDCEPEGFSWLVVDDRQNSVFAWLRSAPGANPVAVVSNFTPVRRENYRIPLPRAGEWREIMNTDAGFYGGSGAGNFGRVTAFDGGGGAAAEVTLPPLATLMFEFDPQ, from the coding sequence ATGAGGAGGAAGACCCCCAGTGCGGCGGCGCCCGGTGACGCGGGCCGTGTATCGGCCGGCGACGTCGAGGCGATCGTGTCCGGCACGCATGGCGACCCGTTCGCTGTGCTTGGCGTCCACCCCGCCGGAAAGGGCTTCCTCGCCCGCTGCTTCATCCCGCATGCCGGGACCGTCGAAGCCTTCACCCTCGACGGAACGCCGTGCGGAGCGTTGCAGTCGCGGCATGGGGCGGGGTTCTTCGAGGGCGGGGTGCGTCTCAAGAAACGGCAGCCGGTGAAATATCGCGCGGCCAACGAGGGCGGCGACTGGTGGGCGACCGATCCCTATTCCTTCGGCCCGGTGCTCGGCCCGATGGACGACTACTACATCGCAGAGGGCTCGCATCTCAGGCTCTTCGACAAGCTCGGCGCTCACCTGATCGAGCATGAGGGGGCGGCGGGCGTTCATTTCGCCGTCTGGGCGCCGAATGCGAAACGCGTCTCGGTCGTCGGCGACTTCAACGAATGGGACGGCCGGCGGCACGTGATGCGCCTGCGCAAGGACGTCGGCATCTGGGAAGTGTTCGTGCCGGACATCGGCGCCGGCCATCCCTACAAATACGAGATCATCGCCGCCAACGGCAAGACGGTGCCGCTGAAAGCCGATCCCTTCGCCTTCCGCTCCGAACTCAGGCCGGCGACCGCCTCGGTCACCGAGAAGCCGCTGGCGCATGATTGGGGCGATCAGGCGCATCGCGACTTCTGGCGCAGCGTCGACATCCGCCGCCAGGCGATCTCGACCTACGAGGTCCATGCCGGCTCGTGGCAGCGCCGCGACGACGGCACCTTCCTGTCGTGGGACGAACTCGCCGACCGGCTGATCCCCTACGTCGCCGACATGGGCTTCACCCATATCGAGTTCCTGCCGATCACCGAACATCCCTACGATCCGTCCTGGGGCTACCAGACGACAGGCCTCTATGCGCCGACGGCGCGTTTCGGCGAGCCGGAAGGGTTCGCCCGCTTCGTCGACGGCGCTCACCGGGCAGGGATCGGCATCATCCTGGACTGGGTGCCCGCGCATTTTCCGACCGACGCGCACGGGCTGGCGCTGTTCGACGGCACGGCGCTCTACGAGCATGCCGACCCGCGCAAGGGCTTCCATCCCGACTGGAACACGGCGATCTACAATTTCGGTCGTCGCGAGGTGAAATCCTACCTGATCAACAACGCGCTCTACTGGGCGGAGAAATACCATCTTGACGGGCTGAGGGTCGATGCGGTGGCCTCGATGCTCTACCTCGACTATTCGCGCAAGGCAGGCGAATGGATCCCCAACGAAAAGGGCGGGCGCGAAAACCTCGAGGCGGTCGCCTTTCTGCAGGACATGAACAAGGCCGTCTACGGCCAGCATCCGGGCGTGATGACGATCGCCGAGGAATCAACCTCCTGGCCGAAAGTGTCGCAGCCGGTCTACGAGGGCGGACTCGGCTTCGGCTTCAAGTGGAACATGGGCTTCATGCACGACACGCTCGCCTATCTAGCCCGCGAGCCGGTACATCGCAAGCACCATCACGACGAGATCACCTTCGGCCTGCTCTACGCCTTCTCGGAGAACTTCGTCCTGCCGCTGAGCCATGACGAGGTCGTGCATGGCAAGGGCACGCTGCTCAACAAGATGGCGGGCGACGACTGGCAGAAATTTGCGACGCTCCGCGCCTACTACGGCTTCATGTGGGGCTATCCGGGCAAGAAGCTGCTGTTCATGGGCCAGGAATTCGCCCAGCGCGCCGAGTGGAACGAGGCGAAAGCGCTCGACTGGCAGCTGCTGCAGTTTGGCCCGCACGAGGGGATGCGGCAGCTGGTGCGCGACCTGAACCATGTCTACCGCGCCAAGCCGGCGCTGCATGCGCGCGATTGCGAGCCGGAAGGCTTTTCCTGGCTCGTCGTCGACGACCGGCAAAACTCGGTCTTTGCCTGGCTGCGCTCCGCACCCGGCGCGAACCCGGTGGCGGTCGTATCGAATTTCACGCCGGTGCGGCGCGAGAACTATCGCATCCCGCTGCCGCGGGCGGGCGAGTGGCGAGAGATCATGAACACCGACGCGGGTTTCTACGGCGGCTCAGGCGCAGGGAACTTCGGTCGCGTGACGGCCTTTGACGGCGGGGGAGGCGCGGCGGCAGAGGTGACGCTGCCGCCGCTGGCGACGCTGATGTTCGAGTTCGATCCGCAATGA
- a CDS encoding RES domain-containing protein codes for MTPLPGSLGSGEIVAWRLDHQRFASTWDSGEGAFRYGGRWNSKGVRAVYASIDPSTAILEVAVHKGFRALDTVPHVLTCLDVTGFSDVRIVVASDVPNANWLRPGIPSAGQQRFGDALLADHPFVLIPSVVSNHSWNILFDPVRATGSYRLRLQEDFALDTRLHPSV; via the coding sequence ATGACGCCGCTGCCAGGCTCACTCGGAAGTGGAGAGATCGTCGCCTGGCGACTCGATCATCAACGGTTTGCTTCGACCTGGGATTCGGGCGAGGGCGCGTTCAGGTACGGCGGGCGCTGGAACAGCAAGGGCGTGCGCGCGGTCTATGCGTCGATCGACCCCTCGACGGCCATTCTTGAGGTCGCGGTCCACAAGGGTTTCCGCGCGCTCGACACGGTTCCTCACGTGCTGACCTGCCTCGACGTGACGGGCTTTTCGGACGTTAGAATCGTCGTTGCGTCGGACGTCCCCAATGCGAACTGGCTGCGGCCGGGGATTCCCAGTGCCGGTCAGCAGCGGTTCGGCGACGCGCTTCTCGCCGACCACCCTTTCGTGCTCATCCCGAGCGTCGTGTCCAACCACAGCTGGAACATCCTGTTCGATCCGGTCCGGGCGACCGGCAGTTACCGGTTGCGCCTGCAGGAGGATTTCGCGCTGGATACCCGCCTGCATCCGTCGGTTTGA
- a CDS encoding alpha-D-glucose phosphate-specific phosphoglucomutase, with amino-acid sequence MIRTLATKPYDDQKPGTSGLRKKVPVFQQKNYVENFIQSVFDSLEGFEGKTLVIGGDGRYFNREVIQIALRMAAANGFGKVMVGQGGILSTPAASNIIRRYEAFGGLVLSASHNPGGPHEDFGIKYNAGNGGPAPEKLTDRIFARTKAVDSYRIADFADVDLDTVGTFSAGGMAVEVIDPVADYAELMESLFDFAAIRAMFAGGFTMAFDAMHAVTGPYAVEILEKRLGAAKGTVRNFVPLPDFGGHHPDPNLVHAKDLYDLMMSARAPDFGAASDGDGDRNLIIGRGIFVTPSDSLALLAANAKLAPGYAGGLKGIARSMPTSGAADRVAQKLGVGMYETPTGWKFFGNLLDAGMATICGEESAGTGSDHVREKDGLWAVLLWLNILAARKEPVKTIVEKHWAEFGRNYYSRHDYEGVETEAANRLISGLRAQLPSLPGRSVRGLTVATADDFSYLDPVDHSVSSNQGIRILFEGGSRVVFRLSGTGTSGATLRVYIERYEPDPARHGIETQEALADLIAAAEEIAGIRAATGMDAPTVVT; translated from the coding sequence ATGATCCGAACCCTCGCCACAAAGCCCTATGACGACCAGAAGCCGGGCACCTCGGGCCTGCGCAAGAAGGTGCCTGTCTTCCAGCAGAAGAACTATGTCGAGAACTTCATCCAGTCGGTGTTCGACAGCCTGGAAGGGTTCGAGGGCAAGACGCTGGTGATCGGCGGCGACGGCCGCTACTTCAACCGGGAGGTGATCCAGATCGCGTTGCGCATGGCCGCCGCCAACGGCTTCGGCAAGGTGATGGTGGGGCAGGGCGGCATCCTGTCGACGCCCGCCGCCTCCAACATCATCCGCAGATACGAGGCGTTTGGCGGGCTGGTGCTGTCGGCGAGCCATAACCCCGGCGGCCCGCACGAGGATTTTGGCATCAAATACAATGCCGGCAACGGCGGCCCCGCGCCGGAGAAGCTGACCGACAGGATCTTTGCGCGCACCAAAGCGGTCGACAGTTACAGGATCGCCGATTTCGCCGACGTCGACCTCGACACGGTGGGGACGTTCTCAGCGGGCGGCATGGCGGTCGAGGTGATCGACCCCGTCGCGGACTATGCCGAATTGATGGAAAGCCTGTTCGACTTTGCCGCAATAAGGGCGATGTTCGCAGGCGGCTTCACCATGGCCTTCGACGCCATGCACGCGGTGACCGGGCCCTATGCGGTCGAGATCCTGGAGAAGCGTCTGGGTGCTGCGAAAGGCACGGTGCGCAATTTCGTGCCGCTGCCGGATTTCGGCGGCCACCATCCGGACCCGAACCTCGTCCATGCAAAAGACCTCTACGACCTGATGATGTCGGCGAGAGCGCCCGACTTCGGCGCGGCGTCGGACGGCGACGGCGACCGCAATCTGATCATCGGCCGCGGCATCTTCGTCACCCCGTCGGATTCGCTGGCGCTGCTGGCGGCCAATGCGAAGCTCGCGCCCGGCTATGCCGGCGGGCTGAAGGGCATCGCCCGCTCGATGCCGACCAGCGGCGCGGCGGACCGGGTGGCGCAAAAGCTCGGCGTCGGCATGTACGAGACCCCGACCGGCTGGAAGTTCTTCGGCAATCTGCTCGACGCCGGCATGGCGACGATCTGCGGCGAGGAGAGCGCCGGCACGGGTTCCGACCACGTGCGCGAGAAGGACGGGCTGTGGGCGGTGCTGCTCTGGCTCAACATCCTCGCCGCGCGCAAGGAGCCGGTGAAGACGATCGTTGAGAAGCACTGGGCGGAGTTCGGCCGCAACTACTATTCCCGCCACGACTACGAGGGGGTGGAGACCGAGGCCGCGAACCGGCTGATCTCCGGCCTGCGGGCGCAGCTTCCGTCGCTGCCGGGCAGGAGCGTGCGCGGGCTGACGGTGGCGACCGCCGACGACTTCTCCTATCTCGACCCGGTCGACCATTCGGTGTCGAGCAACCAGGGCATCCGCATCCTGTTCGAAGGCGGCTCGCGCGTCGTCTTCCGCCTCTCGGGAACGGGCACGTCCGGCGCCACCCTGCGCGTCTACATCGAGCGCTACGAGCCGGACCCTGCCAGGCACGGCATCGAGACGCAGGAGGCGCTGGCCGACCTGATTGCCGCTGCCGAAGAGATCGCGGGGATAAGGGCGGCGACCGGCATGGATGCGCCGACGGTGGTGACGTGA
- the glgC gene encoding glucose-1-phosphate adenylyltransferase, whose amino-acid sequence MVSKRTQPLARDAMAYVLAGGRGSRLKELTDLRAKPAVYFGGKTRIIDFALSNALNSGIRRIGVATQYKAHSLIRHLQRGWNFFRPERNESFDILPASQRVSETQWYEGTADAVFQNIDIIESYGPEFMVILAGDHIYKMDYELMLRQHVDMGADVTVGCLEVPRMEATGFGVMHVDDKDRIISFVEKPADPPGIPDKPDFALASMGIYVFKTKFLMDQLRRDAADPNSSRDFGKDIIPYIVANGKAVAHRFAKSCVRSNQENESYWRDVGTIDAYWEANIDLTDITPELDIYDRDWPVWTYAEIKPPAKFVHDEDGRRGTAVSSLVSGDCIISGAALRKSLLFTGVRVNSFSSLEEAVVLPDCVVSRNATLRKVVIDRGVKIPEGLSVGFDPELDAKRFRRSEGGVCLITQPMIDRLESH is encoded by the coding sequence ATGGTGAGCAAACGCACCCAGCCGCTGGCGCGCGACGCCATGGCCTATGTTCTGGCCGGCGGCCGCGGCAGCCGCCTGAAGGAACTGACAGATCTCCGCGCCAAGCCGGCGGTCTATTTCGGCGGCAAGACCCGCATCATCGACTTCGCGCTGTCCAATGCGCTGAACTCCGGCATCCGCCGCATCGGCGTGGCGACGCAGTACAAGGCGCATTCGCTGATCCGCCACCTGCAGCGCGGCTGGAACTTCTTCCGCCCCGAGCGCAACGAGAGCTTCGACATTCTGCCCGCCAGCCAGCGCGTCTCGGAGACGCAATGGTACGAGGGGACGGCGGACGCCGTGTTCCAGAACATCGACATCATCGAATCCTACGGTCCGGAATTCATGGTGATCCTCGCCGGCGACCACATCTACAAGATGGACTACGAGCTGATGCTGCGCCAGCACGTCGATATGGGCGCGGACGTGACGGTGGGCTGCCTCGAAGTGCCGCGCATGGAGGCGACCGGCTTCGGCGTCATGCATGTCGACGACAAGGACCGCATCATCTCCTTCGTCGAAAAGCCGGCCGATCCGCCGGGCATCCCCGACAAGCCGGATTTCGCGCTCGCCTCGATGGGAATTTACGTCTTCAAGACGAAGTTCCTGATGGACCAGCTGCGGCGCGACGCCGCCGACCCCAATTCGAGCCGCGATTTCGGCAAGGACATCATTCCGTACATCGTCGCGAACGGGAAGGCGGTGGCGCACCGCTTCGCCAAATCCTGCGTGCGCTCCAACCAGGAGAACGAATCCTACTGGCGCGACGTCGGCACGATCGACGCCTATTGGGAGGCGAATATCGACCTGACCGACATCACGCCGGAGCTCGATATCTACGACCGCGATTGGCCGGTCTGGACCTATGCCGAGATCAAGCCGCCGGCGAAGTTCGTGCACGACGAGGATGGCCGGCGGGGCACCGCGGTATCGTCGCTGGTGTCGGGCGACTGCATCATCTCGGGCGCGGCACTGCGCAAAAGCCTGCTGTTCACCGGCGTCAGGGTGAACTCGTTCTCGTCGCTCGAAGAGGCGGTGGTGTTGCCGGACTGCGTCGTCAGCCGCAATGCGACGTTGCGCAAGGTCGTGATCGACCGCGGCGTGAAGATTCCGGAGGGTCTGTCGGTCGGCTTCGATCCGGAGCTTGACGCGAAGCGTTTCAGGCGCTCCGAAGGCGGCGTGTGCCTGATCACCCAACCGATGATCGACAGACTTGAGAGTCATTAG
- a CDS encoding SRPBCC family protein, translating to MPSTIRLHRVLKAPPEKVYKAFLDVDALCRWLPPYGYLGKIDRFDGKVGGGYHMSFRNFTTGHAHSFSVEYKELVPGKRIVHTDRFDGDFMPGEMLVTIELTEVFCGTDIRIVQEGVPDMIPEAACYLGWQESLLQLAQVVEPDIKEG from the coding sequence ATGCCCAGCACCATCCGCCTGCATCGCGTCCTCAAGGCTCCGCCGGAGAAGGTCTACAAGGCGTTTCTGGACGTCGACGCGCTGTGCCGCTGGCTGCCGCCCTACGGCTATCTCGGCAAGATCGACCGCTTCGACGGCAAGGTCGGCGGCGGCTACCACATGTCGTTCCGCAACTTCACCACCGGCCACGCGCATTCCTTCAGCGTGGAATACAAGGAGCTCGTGCCCGGCAAGAGGATCGTCCACACCGACCGTTTCGACGGCGATTTCATGCCCGGCGAAATGCTCGTCACCATCGAACTTACCGAGGTTTTCTGCGGCACCGACATCAGGATCGTGCAGGAAGGCGTGCCCGACATGATCCCCGAAGCCGCCTGCTATCTCGGCTGGCAGGAATCCCTGCTCCAACTCGCCCAGGTGGTCGAGCCGGATATCAAGGAGGGGTAG
- a CDS encoding TetR/AcrR family transcriptional regulator, translated as MSEAIHPSRQKFIDAAIALIREQGYAATSVDDICARAGMKKGSFFHHFKSKEELLLAAIDHWNAFTAGVFRTAPYRELADPRDRLLGYVDFRVAILDRPISEFSCLLGTLVQEVHQSHPALLAAAEGGMSGHIDEIVVDIAAAKALYAPEADWTAESLGYFIQATLQGSFIYAKAKHGADVARSNLAHLRRYLETLFPRGN; from the coding sequence ATGAGCGAAGCGATCCATCCTTCCCGACAGAAGTTCATCGATGCCGCCATCGCGCTCATCCGCGAGCAGGGCTATGCCGCCACGTCGGTCGACGATATCTGCGCCCGCGCCGGCATGAAGAAGGGCAGCTTCTTCCATCACTTTAAGAGCAAGGAGGAGCTGCTTCTGGCCGCGATCGACCACTGGAACGCCTTCACCGCCGGCGTCTTCCGCACGGCGCCCTACCGCGAGTTGGCCGATCCGCGCGACCGCCTGCTTGGCTATGTCGATTTCCGCGTGGCGATCCTCGACCGGCCGATCTCCGAGTTCTCCTGCCTGCTCGGCACGCTCGTCCAAGAAGTGCATCAGAGCCATCCGGCCCTGCTCGCCGCCGCGGAGGGCGGCATGAGCGGCCATATCGACGAGATCGTCGTCGACATCGCGGCGGCCAAGGCGCTGTACGCGCCAGAAGCCGACTGGACGGCCGAGAGCCTCGGCTACTTCATCCAGGCGACGCTGCAGGGCTCGTTCATCTACGCCAAGGCCAAGCACGGTGCGGACGTCGCCCGGTCCAACCTCGCGCATCTGAGGCGCTACCTCGAAACCCTCTTTCCCCGCGGCAACTGA
- a CDS encoding antitoxin Xre/MbcA/ParS toxin-binding domain-containing protein → MSIAAATRFERAPATEFERTVDLFGGPGILRRAISSPIEAHELIVRGIPSRALSNLVTHLKVIEPSDAFEAAFGMSERTFQRHKSDETRVLSTEQSSRTWNFARILTKASTVFGSQPEAERWMIAPAAGLDGRRPIDLLATTAGTDLVQEFLDRLDYGVYA, encoded by the coding sequence ATGAGCATCGCCGCTGCCACGAGATTCGAAAGGGCGCCCGCGACGGAATTCGAAAGGACCGTCGATCTGTTCGGCGGGCCGGGAATACTCAGGCGCGCAATCTCAAGCCCGATAGAGGCTCATGAGTTGATTGTGCGGGGTATTCCCAGTCGGGCGCTCAGCAACCTTGTGACGCATCTGAAGGTGATCGAACCTTCCGACGCCTTCGAGGCCGCATTCGGGATGAGCGAGCGGACGTTTCAACGTCACAAGTCCGACGAGACGCGCGTGCTCAGCACCGAGCAGAGTTCGCGGACATGGAACTTCGCGCGCATTCTGACAAAGGCGTCGACCGTGTTCGGCTCTCAGCCCGAGGCCGAGCGCTGGATGATCGCCCCGGCTGCCGGGCTTGACGGCCGCCGACCGATCGATCTGCTGGCGACGACGGCCGGCACCGATCTCGTCCAGGAATTCCTCGACCGGCTGGACTACGGCGTCTATGCATGA